The following is a genomic window from Crossiella equi.
GTCCGCGCGGCTGGTCGACGGGCTGTGCGCGCTGCGCTACCACCGGGCCGACGTGTCGGCCGCGGCCTGGGAGGCCGAGGGGCTGGCCCCCTGCCAGGGCCGGGGCGAGGACCCGGCGTGGCGGCGGGCGGAGGTGCGGGCGGACCGGATGGCCGCGCGCCCGTACCGGCTGCTGGCCCGTGACCAGCGCGCGGCGCTGGTCGAGGCGCTTACCACACTGCCCTGACCGACTGCTGGCGCCGCCCGGCCGGGCCGGGCGGCGCCAGGTCAGGACTCAGGCGACCTCGACGGTGATCTCCACCTCGACCGGGGCGCCCAGCGGCAGCTCGGCCACGCCGACGGCGGACCGGGCGTGGATGCCCGCCTCGCCCAGGACCTCACCGAGCAGCTCGGAGGCCCCGTTGATCACGGCGGGCTGGCCGGTGAAGCCCTCGGCGGAGGCGACGAAGCCGACCACCTTCACCACGCGCACCACGCTGTCCAGCGGGACCAGTGAGTTCACCGCGGCCAGCGCGTTGAGCGCACAGGTCGCGGCCAGCTTCTTGGCCTCCTCGGGGCTCACGTCGCCACCAACCTTGCCGGTGGCCGCGAGCTGGCCGTTGACCATGGGCAGCTGGCCGGAGGTGAAGACGAGCGACCCGCTGCGCACGGCGGGCACGTAGGCGGCGACCGGCGCGGCCACCGGCGGCAGTTCGAGG
Proteins encoded in this region:
- a CDS encoding RidA family protein produces the protein MADVTQRLAELGLELPPVAAPVAAYVPAVRSGSLVFTSGQLPMVNGQLAATGKVGGDVSPEEAKKLAATCALNALAAVNSLVPLDSVVRVVKVVGFVASAEGFTGQPAVINGASELLGEVLGEAGIHARSAVGVAELPLGAPVEVEITVEVA